CTAAGCATCATTATCTACAATTAGTTTTATGAGTTTCATGTCACTGAaaatgttttgcttgttttggaggaagagagaggcaggggcagagagagagaatccctagccagctccacactgtcagcacagagcctgaggtggggtttgaactggtgaactgtgaaatcgtgacctgagccaaattcaagaggtggacacttaaccacctgagccacccaggtgtccttcatTGAAAATGTTTCCTAGTCACCAGCATACTTTGCTACGtttaatatttttacaacttctttaaatatttatggatgtgAGCATGGAATGTATAAAGGTGATCAATTTTGTGTGCATACCTTCTTTCCATCATTCTTCAGGTTTGACACCTGTTATGATCATTTGGTTAGGGACCCCTCCATATTTTAGTGTCATTTTAGGTCAACTCCAGGTCAGATGACCTGGGTTAAAACATGACCCCTACCACATACTGGATGcttgaaaaaatattcacatggaAATAGAAGAATAGTGTGTCTGTTGTCTTAGACTATGATTTATTTTCCAATAAGTTATGAAAAACTCTGAATGCTCTCTACTAACCAGGAAATGCTTGGAAAGGTTTATTGCCGTTCTTGCTATTCTAGTAGTACCTGTAATTGTTATGAATCCCATTCAGTTCCAAGTTCCCCAAAAGTTCTTGTCTTTGAGTTCTTCTTCGTTATTGAAATATGTATCTCTTGGCCCATACACTAATGCCTTGTTAGGAATGCAGACATCTACCCCATCCTAGAACTCCTGAGCagtatctgcattttaacaagatccccaaggTCCTGTTGTCAAATTCTAATTCATATTAGAATATGCTAAGTACATTTGTCACTCCCCAGAACTTTCCATTTAAGAAATAGATAGCACATGTACTGTATGATGTAAATacaatattcaaaatgtatatgCCTGTGTTGatgccttcattttacaaattctCTTGAAGAAACACAGTATTTATAAAGGTTCTTACCTCCAAGGTAAAGAATATACTAGAGCATGATACTGGGTGACAAATCATCTTACCTCATCAAGCAGGAACCTCCCTAAGCCAGAACCAGTTCTCCTGATCTAACTGAACTAACAGAAGTTCGGTCGTTTTTGGATCACAAAAAAACTATACCAGGTGAGGATGTGAGCAAAGCAAAAATGATTTacaagaaacaaggaaatcaCAGGGAGGAACTTCCAAATCTGATACTCACAGAGGAAGGGGGAATGGTGTCCTTTCATTTAGGGTTAGCGTGGATATTCAGAAAGGGGAGGCCATCATCTTATGCCAAGTGGAGTATAAGGTTGCACATAAGCCTTAAGAGAACAGTTGTGTACATACTCTGCATATTTCATAGGAAATGAGGTTTGTGCTCGTCCTTGGgtgagattttagtattataatgagggaaaagggagctcctgggtggctgagtccattgagcgtcctactcttaatttaggctcaggtcaggatgaaAGTCCTGagatcaggctccactctgagcatggaccctggttgggattctgtctctctctctctgccccacccccccttggGCACGCTCTATCTCACTCAAAGacataagatttaaaataaaatgtatgtatgagATGAAGGTAACTGTACTCACTCCGTAGTTTAGTCTATTATGCGTTTGCTTAGGTGTGAGTCAGGGGTTAATCTCCAACTGAGCTCCTCCAAGCTCTTCCTTAGGGCAGTCATTACCTTTTGTTGGATGGTTTCTGTTTCCACTCCAGGAGACTATACCCATGGGGTGTTTTTGTGAAGTaaaagagaagatagaaaaagaggTTAAGTAAAGTGTGGAACTAAGATCGGTGGGTACAAGCACAAGCATTAAAGTCAGGTCTTGGAGTCCGGCTGGTGACATTAACTGCCTCTTTCATTTGACCTAGCATTATGAACTCTGCCTGTGGCCACTTGATAACTGTGTTTTTTTATTGCAGGGATTGCTGACATTCAGGGATGTGGCCATAGAATTTTCTCAGAAAGAGTTGGGGTGCCTGAACCACAGTCAGTGGGAACTGTACAGGGATGTGATGTTAGAGAACTACGGACACCTCCTTTTCTTGGGTGAGGATAACTCCTTCCACATTGCCCAAACCATACTCAGGGATTTGTTCCTTCCCTTGAAGACTGTCTCTTGGAATCTTCCTCTTTGCATGACTGGGATTCAGATCCTTGCAGTCAGGGAAAGAAGTAGGGGTTTGTGGATGtagagaaaatcttcatgatatTTCCTTTTCAGCTTTACCTTCCCTTCCTTAGGGTAACATcatcatttctatacattaatgaCAATTTTAACGGCTAAGTGGTATAAAACGGTATCTTTTTTGTCTTAAATACCGATTTCTACTCATTATTGTCAAGGTAGTACTCGGAAGTGGAGGTCAAGATCTGAACATGGAAAATTCATCCTGCGTGTTTTAAAGGGGATGTTGGCCCACAGCATTTGGGAAATCATTTTCAAGCTTCTACTCTGTCCTCTCTGCTCTACTAAACACAATAGTGGATCAGAAGTTAGAATCCCCAACCAcactcacattcttttttttctaataaacagGTCTTGTTGTGTCAAAGCCAGACCTGGTCATCTTTTTGGAACACAAGAAGGATGTCTGGGCCgtgaagagaaaggagacagtagCTACACACCCAGGTAGGTGGAACTGAAGCGGATGACAGAGGTGAGGTCCAGTCGTGAAGGAAGAATTGGACCTCAGAATGCGGTTGAGCAGCTCTCCTTGAATGGAAATTAGATTGAAAAGGCCAGTTTCAGGGCTCTTCCTCTCACATGGGACATCTGCTTTCCAACACACCATGCTTTCCATTCTCTAAGGATTCTCCTTCAGTTCCACTGAGGGTTCTTCACATCCACAGTGAGGTCCTCCATAATCTAACTGGTTCTCCATTTGCTTTGAGGTCTTGCGGAAATCTCTGTATTTCTGAGGAACTGTACGCTAATGCATTTCTGACTTCTGTTTTGCTTCATGTGTGAAGTGTGTCAGGATAGTGGTGGGCACCTTGAGGTGAGGTGCAGAAATCCCAGGAACGCTAGAGGGAGACATCACATGTTTTCGGGTCGATCCTTTCCAGGATGAAGGTGGCTTTCATTTTAATCATACAAAATACAGACCCAGTAATCACATCAGGTGATAAAGCAACTCCCTAATATGAGGAAATCTCATTTTAGGTGGGATTTTGcta
The sequence above is a segment of the Leopardus geoffroyi isolate Oge1 chromosome E2, O.geoffroyi_Oge1_pat1.0, whole genome shotgun sequence genome. Coding sequences within it:
- the LOC123578370 gene encoding putative protein ZNF720 encodes the protein MANSQGLLTFRDVAIEFSQKELGCLNHSQWELYRDVMLENYGHLLFLGLVVSKPDLVIFLEHKKDVWAVKRKETVATHPGRWN